GTGGCGGTGGCGACGGAAGAGGGCATCGACGATGACGATATCCTCAGCGCGCTGGAGAGCTTCCAGGGCACCGGCCGCCGGTTCGATTTCCTTGGCGAGTTCCCGCTGGATAACGTTAATGGCGCGGCTGGCAGCGCCATGCTGGTTGATGACTATGGTCATCATCCGACTGAAGTGGACGCCACCATTAAAGCGGCGCGCGCGGGCTGGCCGGATAAAAAACTGGTGATGATTTTCCAGCCGCATCGCTACACGCGCACCCGCGATCTTTATGACGATTTCGCCAATGTGCTGTCGCAGGTGGATGTACTGCTGATGCTGGATGTCTATTCCGCCGGCGAAACGCCAATCCCGGGTGCCGACAGCCGATCGCTCTGCCGCACCATCCGCGGGCGCGGCAAGGTGGATCCGATCCTCGTGCCCGATCACGAGACGATCCTGGAGATGCTGGCGCCGACGCTAAGCGGCAACGATTTGATTCTGGTACAGGGCGCTGGCAACGTAGGTAAAATTGCCCGCCGTCTGGCTGAGCAGAAACTTAAACCGCAGACCAATGAAGAGGAACATCATGGCTGAAAAAGTAGCGGTACTGCTGGGCGGTACCTCCGCTGAGCGCGAGGTCTCACTGATGTCAGGTGCGGCGGTGCTGGCCGGACTGAAAGAAGCAGGCATTGACGCGCACGGCGTTGATACGCGCGATTTTCCGGTGATGCGGTTGAAAGAAGAGGGCTTTGAAAAAGCGTTTATCGCGCTGCACGGGCGCGGCGGCGAAGACGGCACCCTGCAAGGCGTGCTGGATTTCCTGCAGATCCCTTATACCGGCAGCGGCGTGATGGCGTCGGCCATTACCATGGATAAATGGCGTTCCAAACTGCTGTGGCAGGGCGCGAACCTGCCAGTGGCGCCCTATGTCTGGATTAACCGCCAGCAGATGGACGCCGGGCTGGACGGCAGCCTGGCGCAGCGTATCGCAGAGCTGGGCATGCCGCTGTTCGTTAAGCCAAGCAGCGAAGGCTCCAGCGTCGGCATTTCCCGTGTGAATCAGCCTTCTGAGTTGCCTGCGGCGCTGGAAGAGGCGTTCCGTCACGACGATGACGTGCTGGTGGAGAAATTCCTCAGCGGTCCGGAATATACCGTCGCGATTCTGGGCGAGCAGATTTTGCCTTCGATCCGCATTCAGCCGGCCAGTGATTTCTACGACTATGAAGCAAAATACATTTCTGACGATACTCAGTACTTCTGCCCAAGCGGCTTAAGCGCGGAAAAAGAGGCGGAGCTGAGCGAACTGGTACTGAACGCATGGCGTACGCTGGGCTGCAGCGGCTGGGGCCGGGTGGATGTGATGATGGACGGCGACGGCAGCTTCTTTCTGCTGGAGGTGAACACCTCGCCGGGCATGACCAGCCACAGCCTGGTGCCGATGGCGGCGAAACAGGCGGGGATGAGCTTCTTCCAGCTGGTGGCGCGTATCCTGGAGCTGGCCGACTAAGATGTCGCAGGCGGCTCTGAACGTACGTCGGGAAGCGCAGGAAAAAGCGCGCACCGGACGCAGCAATGGCTCCCGGCTGGCAGGCATTATTTTCCTGCTGCTGGTGATCGGCACGACGCTGGCAGGCGGCGTCGCGGTGCTGAAATGGATGAATGATGCCTCGCGTCTGCCGCTTTCGAGGCTGGTGGTGACGGGAAAAACCCACTACACCACCAACGACGATATCCGTCAGGCCATTTTGTCGCTGGGTGCGCCAGGCACTTTTATGTCACAAGATGTAAATGTGATTCAGCAGCAGATTGAACGTCTGCCGTGGATCAAGCAGGTCAGCGTACGCAAGCAGTGGCCGGACGAATTAAAGATTCATCTGGTTGAGTATGTGCCGGTGGCGCGGTGGAATGATTTACATATGGTTGATGCGGAAGGCAAATCTTTTAGCGTCCCGGCTAACCATATCGGCAAAGAGACGCTACCGTTGCTGTATGGCCCCGAAGGCAACGAGCAGGACGTGCTGGATGGCTACCGTCAGATGAGTACGGTGTTAGCCGCCAGCAAGTTTAGCGTCAAAGCAGCATCCATGACCGCACGCCACTCCTGGCAGCTGGTCACTGGCGATGATGTACGTATTGAGCTGGGCCGTAGCGATAACATGAAGCGTCTTAAGCGGTTTATTGAACTCTGGCCGATGATCCAACAGCAGGCCGCCGCTGACAATAAGCGCGTCAGTTATGTCGATTTGCGCTATGACTCCGGCGCTGCCGTTGGCTGGGCTCCGGCATTTATTGAGCCTCAGGACAGTAATCAGCAACAGAATCAGGCACAGGCTAAACAACAATGATCAAGGCGACGGACAGAAAACTGGTAGTAGGACTTGAGATAGGCACCGCTAAGGTCGCCGCTTTAGTAGGGGAAATTCTGCCCGATGGCATGGTCAACATTATTGGGGTGGGCAGTTGCCCGTCCCGCGGTATGGATAAAGGCGGCGTAAACGATCTGGAATCGGTGGTGAAATGCGTTCAGCGTGCCATCGATCAGGCGGAACTGATGGCGGATTGTCAGATTTCCTCGGTTTATCTGGCGTTATCCGGCAAACATATCAGCTGTCAGAACGAAATCGGGATGGTTCCGATTTCTGAAGAGGAAGTCACGCAGGAAGATGTGGAAAACGTGGTACATACCGCGAAATCGGTGCGTGTACGCGATGAACACCGCATTCTGCATGTGATCCCGCAGGAGTACGCTATCGACTATCAGGAAGGGATCAAGAATCCGGTCGGATTGTCGGGCGTGCGCATGCAGGCGAAAGTACATTTAATCACCTGTCACAACGATATGGCGAAAAACATCGTTAAAGCGGTTGAACGTTGCGGCCTGAAAGTTGACCAACTGATTTTCGCCGGCCTGGCATCGAGCTTTGCGGTGTTGACGGAAGATGAGCGTGAACTGGGCGTCTGCGTTGTCGATATCGGCGGCGGCACCATGGATATCGCCGTCTATACCGGCGGTGCGCTGCGTCATACCAAAGTGATCCCGTACGCGGGGAACGTGGTGACCAGCGATATCGCTTACGCCTTTGGCACGCCGCCGACCGACGCGGAAGCGATCAAGGTGCGTCACGGTTGCGCGCTGGGATCGATCGTCGGCAAAGATGAGAACGTTGAGGTACCAAGCGTAGGCGGTCGTCCGCCACGTAGCCTACAGCGTCAGACGTTGGCCGAAGTGATCGAACCGCGTTACACCGAGCTGCTTAACCTGGTGAACGACGAGATTCTGCAGCTGCAGGAACAGCTTCGTCAGCAGGGTGTGAAGCATCATCTGGCGGCAGGTATTGTATTGACCGGCGGCGCGGCGCAGATTGAAGGTTTGGCCGCCTGCGCGCAGCGGGTATTCCATACCCAGGTGCGCATTGGGCAGCCGCTGAACATTACCGGACTTACCGATTACGCGCAGGAGCCCTACTACTCAACGGCGGTAGGCCTGCTGCACTACGGAAAAGAGTCTCACCTGAACGGTGAGGCGGATGTTGAAAAACGTGCGTCAGTTGGCAACTGGTTTAAACGTATCAACAGCTGGCTGAAAAAAGAGTTTTAATTTTTCTAAAAGGGGATCATGCTAGCACTATTTTATGATCTCCAGGCGACAGGCACATAACGGAGAGAAATTATGTTTGAACCAATGGAATTAACCAACGACGCGGTGATTAAAGTCATCGGCGTCGGCGGGGGCGGCGGCAACGCCGTAGAGCATATGGTCCGCGAGCGCATCGAAGGCGTTGAGTTCTTCGCTGTGAACACGGACGCTCAGGCATTGCGCAAAACTGCAGTCGGCCAGACCATTCAAATCGGCACCAACATTACTAAAGGTCTGGGTGCAGGCGCGAACCCTGAAGTGGGTCGTACTTCCGCAGAAGAAGATCGCGAAGCGCTGCGCTCCGCGTTAGACGGCGCGGACATGGTATTCATCGCGGCCGGTATGGGCGGCGGTACCGGTACCGGCGCGGCGCCTGTGGTGGCGGAAGTGGCGAAAGACCTGGGCATTCTGACCGTTGCGGTCGTGACCAAGCCATTCAACTTCGAAGGCAAAAAGCGTATGGCGTTCGCCGAGCAGGGCATCGCCGAGCTTTCCAAGCATGTTGACTCGCTGATCACCATCCCGAACGACAAGCTGCTGAAAGTGCTGGGCCGCGGTATTTCACTGCTGGACGCCTTCGGCGCGGCGAACGACGTGCTGAAAGGCGCGGTGCAGGGTATTGCCGAGCTGATCACCCGTCCGGGCCTGATGAACGTCGACTTTGCTGACGTGCGCACTGTGATGTCCGAAATGGGCTACGCCATGATGGGTTCAGGCGTCGCTTGCGGCGAAGACCGAGCGGAAGAAGCGGCTGAAATGGCGATCTCCAGCCCGCTGCTGGAAGATATCGACCTTTCCGGCGCGCGCGGCGTGCTGGTCAACATCACCGCTGGCTTCGACCTGCGTCTGGATGAGTTCGAGACCGTGGGTAATACTATCCGTGCCTTCGCGTCGGATAACGCTACCGTGGTTATCGGCACCTCGCTGGATCCGGAAATGAACGACGAACTGCGCGTGACCGTCGTCGCGACCGGTATCGGCATGGACAAGCGTCCGGAAATCACCTTAGTGACCAATAAGCAGGCGACCAGCCAGCCGGTAATGGATCACCGTTATCAGCAGCACGGCATGTCTCCGCTGCCGCAGGAGCCGCAGAAACCTGCCGCTAAAGTGGTTAACGATCAAAGCTCGCAGGCTGGCAAAGAGCCCGATTACCTGGATATTCCTGCCTTCCTGCGCAAACAGGCAGACTAGGAATAACCTGAGAATTGGGATTCTCCGCTCTTTGTGCTAAAATCTTCGCCCGTCAGTGATATAGACTGACGGTCGGATGATATTTTGCGAGATAATACGATGATCAAACAACGGACATTAAAACGTATTGTTCAGGCGACTGGCGTCGGTTTGCATACCGGCAAGAAAGTCTCCCTGACGTTACGCCCTGCGCCGGCTAATACCGGGGTCATCTATCGTCGCACTGACTTGAATCCACCGGTTGATTTCCCGGCTGATGCAAAATACGTGCGCGACACCATGCTAAGTACTTGCCTGGTGAATGATGAAGGCGTGCGTATTTCCACCGTAGAACACCTGAACGCTGCGCTGGCGGGACTGGGCATTGATAACATCATTGTCGAAGTCGACGCGCCGGAAGTGCCGATCATGGACGGCAGCGCCGCGCCATTTGTCTACCTGTTGGTTGACGCGGGCGTGGAAGAGCTGAACAGTGCGAAGAAATTCGTGCGTGTTAAGCAGGCTGTACGTGTTGAAGATGGCGATAAGTGGGCTGAAATTAAACCGTATAACGGTTTTTCGCTCGACTTTACGATCGATTTTAAACATCCGGCGATCGATTCCAGCTCACAGCGCTATCAGCTGAACTTCTCTACGGAAGCGTTTATGCGCCAGATCAGCCGCGCGCGAACCTTCGGCTTTATGCGTGAAATCGAATACCTGCAGTCCAAAGGCCTGTGCCTGGGCGGTAGTTTAGATTGCGCGATTGGGTTAGACGATTTCCGCGTACTGAACGAAGAAGGTTTACGCTTCGAAGATGAATTCGTTCGTCACAAAATGCTGGACGCTATCGGCGACCTGTTTATGTGCGGCCACAACATTGTCGGCGCGTTTTCCGCCTACAAGTCGGGCCATGCGCTGAACAATAAGCTGCTGCAGGCGGTGCTGGCGAAACAGGAAGCCTGGGAATGGGCGACCTTTGAAGACGAAGCTGAACTGCCGGTGGCATTCAGGGCAACAAATTTGGTTCTGGCGTAATCCGCCTGACCGCTTAAAACGACTGGTAGCGCTGGCTCACTCTCTCCGGCCAGCAAAACCAGTCGTTTTTGTTTCTGCCGCAGGGCGCGCATTATTTGCGCCGTTGTGTGCAGAATCTCGCTCTTTTCTTTCCCTCCCGCTACGATCTGATGTTTAACGCGCGCAATGATGATAAGATTTGCCCTCGTTAAAGCGGCAACAGACGTATTGCGTCAGATGGAATACAGCCGTTAATTATTCATTGAAGAAGGGCAGGCATCTGATCTGCCAGACGGAAAACGTTGTGATCGCTATTTTTCACCGTTGGCGACAATTAGGCAGGCGTTATTTTTGGCCGCATCTCTTGTTCGGCATGGTGGCGGCAAGCCTCGGCCTGCCCGCAGCCCATGCGCAGAGTGCTGAGCAAAATAATCGCCCTGAAGCCGCTGCGAAAAATTTGAGCGCCAACAGCGTCGTGCGGTTTGATAACCTGGCGCTGCTGCAGGGGAACGCCCGTCGCGCCAGCTTTACGGTAGACTACTGGCATCAACACGCCATCCGCACCGTTATTCGTCACCTCTCTTTCGCACTTGCGCCGCAACATCTGCCTGATGCCGAAGCGGCGCTGCCGCTGGCGGTGCAGAAAATCGCGCTGCTGGATACGCTTAATGCGTTGCTGACGCACGAGCCGCGCCGTCCGGCCATCATTCGCCACACCCAACAATCCGCCCTTTCTGTTACGCCCGATTACCATGTCGGCATCTGGCTTGCGCAGGTGCAGGGAATTCGTGCCGGTCCGTACATTCTTAGCTAAAGTCTGAACACTCCTTAAACCGTATCACTATAAAAACGAGCCGCAGAGAGACACAGCGGTGAAGATGAGAATGTATTTATTATGCTGATTAAGTTATTAACCAAAGTCTTTGGCAGCCGTAACGATCGTACGCTGCGTCGCATGCGTAAAGCGGTAGATATCATCAATAAAATGGAGCCGGATTTTGAAAAGCTCAGCGATGATGAACTGAAGGCGAAAACCCAGGAATTCCGCGCCCGCCTGGAAAAAGGCGAAGCGCTCGACAGCCTGATCCCGGAAGCTTTTGCGACCGTGCGTGAAGCCAGTAAGCGCGTATTCGGCATGCGCCACTTTGATGTTCAGTTGATCGGCGGCATGGTGCTGAACGATCGCTGTATCGCTGAAATGCGCACCGGTGAAGGTAAAACCCTGACCGCGACGCTGCCTGCGTACCTCAACGCCCTGACCGGTAAAGGCGTCCACGTCGTCACCGTGAACGACTATCTGGCGCAGCGTGATGCGGAAAACAACCGCCCGCTGTTCGAATTCCTTGGTCTGTCGGTCGGCATCAACCTGCCGGGTATGCCGGCGCCCGCGAAGCGCGAAGCCTATGCCGCCGATATCACCTACGGCACCAACAACGAATACGGCTTCGACTACCTGCGTGACAACATGGCGTTCAGCCCGGAAGAGCGCGTACAGCGCAAGCTGAACTATGCGCTGGTCGATGAGGTCGATTCCATTCTGATCGATGAAGCCCGTACGCCGCTGATCATCTCCGGCCCGGCGGAAGACAGCTCTGAACTCTATATCAAAGTTAACAAAATCATTCCGCGCCTGATCCGTCAGGAGAAAGAAGATTCTGACACCTTCCAGGGCGAAGGACACTTCTCGGTCGACGAGAAAGCGCGTCAGGTGCATCTGACCGAGCGTGGTCTGGTGATGATCGAAGAGCTGCTGGTGCAGGAAGGGATCATGGCGGAAGGCGAGTCGCTCTATTCGCCGAACAACATCATGCTGATGCATCATGTGACCGCCGCACTGCGCGCTCACGCGCTGTTTACCCGCGACGTGGACTATATCGTTAAAGATGGCGAAGTGATCATCGTCGATGAGCATACCGGACGCACCATGCAGGGCCGTCGCTGGTCCGACGGGCTGCATCAGGCGGTAGAAGCGAAAGAAGGCGTCGAAATTCAGAACGAAAACCAGACGCTGGCCTCCATTACTTTCCAGAACTACTTCCGCCTGTATGAGAAGCTGGCCGGTATGACCGGTACTGCCGACACCGAAGCCTTTGAGTTCAGCTCGATCTATAAGCTCGATACCATTGTTATTCCGACTAACCGTCCGATGGTGCGTAAAGATCTGCCGGATCTGGTCTACATGACCGAGAAAGAGAAGATCGACGCGATCATTGAAGATATTCGTGAGCGCACGGCGAACGGTCAGCCGATCCTGGTGGGGACGATCTCCATCGAGAAATCGGAAGTGGTTTCTAATGAACTGACGCGCGCCGGCATCAAGCACAACGTGCTGAATGCTAAATTCCACGCGCGTGAAGCGGATATCGTGGCGCAGGCGGGTCAGCCAGGCGCCGTTACCATCGCCACCAACATGGCGGGCCGTGGTACCGATATTATGCTGGGCGGCAGCTGGCAGGCTGAAGTCGCGGCGCTGGAAGATCCCACTGAAGAACAGATCGCCGCAATTAAAGCGGAGTGGAAAACGCGTCACGACGCGGTACTGGCCTCGGGCGGTCTGCATATCATCGGCACCGAGCGTCATGAATCGCGCCGTATCGATAACCAGCTGCGCGGCCGTTCCGGTCGTCAGGGCGATCCGGGCTCTTCCCGTTTCTACCTGTCAATGGAAGATGCGTTGATGCGTATTTTCGCCTCCGATCGCGTTACTAATATGATGCGCAAGTTGGGCATGAAGCCGGGCGAAGCTATCGAACATCCGTGGGTGACTAAGGCGATCGCCAACGCGCAGCGTAAGGTGGAAAGCCGCAACTTCGATATTCGTAAGCAGC
This DNA window, taken from Mixta gaviniae, encodes the following:
- the ftsA gene encoding cell division protein FtsA, whose product is MIKATDRKLVVGLEIGTAKVAALVGEILPDGMVNIIGVGSCPSRGMDKGGVNDLESVVKCVQRAIDQAELMADCQISSVYLALSGKHISCQNEIGMVPISEEEVTQEDVENVVHTAKSVRVRDEHRILHVIPQEYAIDYQEGIKNPVGLSGVRMQAKVHLITCHNDMAKNIVKAVERCGLKVDQLIFAGLASSFAVLTEDERELGVCVVDIGGGTMDIAVYTGGALRHTKVIPYAGNVVTSDIAYAFGTPPTDAEAIKVRHGCALGSIVGKDENVEVPSVGGRPPRSLQRQTLAEVIEPRYTELLNLVNDEILQLQEQLRQQGVKHHLAAGIVLTGGAAQIEGLAACAQRVFHTQVRIGQPLNITGLTDYAQEPYYSTAVGLLHYGKESHLNGEADVEKRASVGNWFKRINSWLKKEF
- the secA gene encoding preprotein translocase subunit SecA; translation: MLIKLLTKVFGSRNDRTLRRMRKAVDIINKMEPDFEKLSDDELKAKTQEFRARLEKGEALDSLIPEAFATVREASKRVFGMRHFDVQLIGGMVLNDRCIAEMRTGEGKTLTATLPAYLNALTGKGVHVVTVNDYLAQRDAENNRPLFEFLGLSVGINLPGMPAPAKREAYAADITYGTNNEYGFDYLRDNMAFSPEERVQRKLNYALVDEVDSILIDEARTPLIISGPAEDSSELYIKVNKIIPRLIRQEKEDSDTFQGEGHFSVDEKARQVHLTERGLVMIEELLVQEGIMAEGESLYSPNNIMLMHHVTAALRAHALFTRDVDYIVKDGEVIIVDEHTGRTMQGRRWSDGLHQAVEAKEGVEIQNENQTLASITFQNYFRLYEKLAGMTGTADTEAFEFSSIYKLDTIVIPTNRPMVRKDLPDLVYMTEKEKIDAIIEDIRERTANGQPILVGTISIEKSEVVSNELTRAGIKHNVLNAKFHAREADIVAQAGQPGAVTIATNMAGRGTDIMLGGSWQAEVAALEDPTEEQIAAIKAEWKTRHDAVLASGGLHIIGTERHESRRIDNQLRGRSGRQGDPGSSRFYLSMEDALMRIFASDRVTNMMRKLGMKPGEAIEHPWVTKAIANAQRKVESRNFDIRKQLLEYDDVANDQRRAIYSQRNELLDVSDVSETINSIREDVFKSTIDTYIPPQSLEEMWDVEGLEERLKNDFDLELPIKQWLDKEPELHEETLRERIMEQARDVYLRKEEVVGAEMMRNFEKGVMLQTLDSLWKEHLAAMDYLRQGIHLRGYAQKDPKQEYKRESFAMFAAMLESLKYEVISTLSKVQVRMPEEVEAMEAQRREEAERLAQQQQLSHVDDETQAAAELAAESGERKVGRNDPCPCGSGKKYKQCHGRLA
- the ftsZ gene encoding cell division protein FtsZ, with the translated sequence MFEPMELTNDAVIKVIGVGGGGGNAVEHMVRERIEGVEFFAVNTDAQALRKTAVGQTIQIGTNITKGLGAGANPEVGRTSAEEDREALRSALDGADMVFIAAGMGGGTGTGAAPVVAEVAKDLGILTVAVVTKPFNFEGKKRMAFAEQGIAELSKHVDSLITIPNDKLLKVLGRGISLLDAFGAANDVLKGAVQGIAELITRPGLMNVDFADVRTVMSEMGYAMMGSGVACGEDRAEEAAEMAISSPLLEDIDLSGARGVLVNITAGFDLRLDEFETVGNTIRAFASDNATVVIGTSLDPEMNDELRVTVVATGIGMDKRPEITLVTNKQATSQPVMDHRYQQHGMSPLPQEPQKPAAKVVNDQSSQAGKEPDYLDIPAFLRKQAD
- the lpxC gene encoding UDP-3-O-acyl-N-acetylglucosamine deacetylase, with protein sequence MIKQRTLKRIVQATGVGLHTGKKVSLTLRPAPANTGVIYRRTDLNPPVDFPADAKYVRDTMLSTCLVNDEGVRISTVEHLNAALAGLGIDNIIVEVDAPEVPIMDGSAAPFVYLLVDAGVEELNSAKKFVRVKQAVRVEDGDKWAEIKPYNGFSLDFTIDFKHPAIDSSSQRYQLNFSTEAFMRQISRARTFGFMREIEYLQSKGLCLGGSLDCAIGLDDFRVLNEEGLRFEDEFVRHKMLDAIGDLFMCGHNIVGAFSAYKSGHALNNKLLQAVLAKQEAWEWATFEDEAELPVAFRATNLVLA
- the ftsQ gene encoding cell division protein FtsQ, which codes for MSQAALNVRREAQEKARTGRSNGSRLAGIIFLLLVIGTTLAGGVAVLKWMNDASRLPLSRLVVTGKTHYTTNDDIRQAILSLGAPGTFMSQDVNVIQQQIERLPWIKQVSVRKQWPDELKIHLVEYVPVARWNDLHMVDAEGKSFSVPANHIGKETLPLLYGPEGNEQDVLDGYRQMSTVLAASKFSVKAASMTARHSWQLVTGDDVRIELGRSDNMKRLKRFIELWPMIQQQAAADNKRVSYVDLRYDSGAAVGWAPAFIEPQDSNQQQNQAQAKQQ
- the secM gene encoding secA translation cis-regulator SecM; the protein is MIAIFHRWRQLGRRYFWPHLLFGMVAASLGLPAAHAQSAEQNNRPEAAAKNLSANSVVRFDNLALLQGNARRASFTVDYWHQHAIRTVIRHLSFALAPQHLPDAEAALPLAVQKIALLDTLNALLTHEPRRPAIIRHTQQSALSVTPDYHVGIWLAQVQGIRAGPYILS
- a CDS encoding D-alanine--D-alanine ligase yields the protein MAEKVAVLLGGTSAEREVSLMSGAAVLAGLKEAGIDAHGVDTRDFPVMRLKEEGFEKAFIALHGRGGEDGTLQGVLDFLQIPYTGSGVMASAITMDKWRSKLLWQGANLPVAPYVWINRQQMDAGLDGSLAQRIAELGMPLFVKPSSEGSSVGISRVNQPSELPAALEEAFRHDDDVLVEKFLSGPEYTVAILGEQILPSIRIQPASDFYDYEAKYISDDTQYFCPSGLSAEKEAELSELVLNAWRTLGCSGWGRVDVMMDGDGSFFLLEVNTSPGMTSHSLVPMAAKQAGMSFFQLVARILELAD